A region of Thermovibrio ammonificans HB-1 DNA encodes the following proteins:
- the coaBC gene encoding bifunctional phosphopantothenoylcysteine decarboxylase/phosphopantothenate--cysteine ligase CoaBC, which translates to MIAKRKIVLGVTGSIAAYKAVELLRALQKKGAEVRVAQTPAACRFVSSLTFEAISGYPVYTEVVPESSPEIRHTTLSSWGELLVVAPATANTIAKIAHGIADTSVSELALCMGKGIVCPAMNVKMFENRVTQENLQKLKELGWEVVEPEEGYLACGEVGKGRLAATEEIVEAVEYWFTPKLLKGKKVVVTAGPTREYIDPVRFISNPSSGKMGYAVAKAAAAAGAEVTLISGPTCLKTPYRVKRVEVESVEEMREAALKAFKEADVYISAAAIGDYRPKERHSSKIKKGKGGLILELVRTPDILREVASLKREGQVVVGFAAETDNVIENAREKLFRKRLDAVVANSVRSGVFGSDSTRAFFITAKECRELQGSKEEVALKIVELTAKLLS; encoded by the coding sequence TTGATAGCCAAGAGGAAGATAGTTTTAGGCGTAACCGGGAGCATAGCCGCATACAAGGCCGTAGAGCTTTTAAGGGCCCTTCAGAAAAAGGGCGCAGAGGTAAGAGTTGCTCAAACACCTGCAGCGTGCAGGTTCGTATCCTCCCTCACCTTCGAGGCGATTTCCGGCTACCCGGTTTACACCGAGGTGGTTCCCGAGAGCTCCCCGGAAATCCGCCACACCACCCTCTCCAGCTGGGGAGAGCTCCTCGTTGTGGCCCCCGCAACGGCAAACACGATAGCGAAGATAGCCCACGGCATAGCCGACACCTCCGTTTCGGAGCTTGCACTCTGTATGGGAAAAGGAATTGTGTGCCCGGCAATGAACGTGAAGATGTTCGAGAACCGGGTGACTCAGGAAAACCTTCAAAAGCTAAAAGAGCTGGGCTGGGAGGTTGTTGAGCCGGAAGAGGGATACCTTGCGTGCGGCGAGGTGGGGAAGGGCAGGCTCGCGGCTACCGAGGAGATAGTAGAGGCGGTAGAGTACTGGTTCACACCGAAGCTCTTAAAGGGCAAGAAAGTGGTGGTTACCGCCGGCCCCACCCGGGAGTACATAGACCCGGTTAGGTTCATATCGAACCCTTCAAGCGGGAAGATGGGCTACGCAGTTGCGAAGGCGGCAGCAGCGGCGGGAGCAGAGGTAACGCTCATAAGCGGCCCCACCTGCCTGAAGACACCCTACAGGGTGAAAAGAGTGGAGGTTGAATCGGTAGAGGAGATGAGAGAGGCGGCACTCAAGGCCTTTAAGGAGGCCGACGTTTACATATCGGCGGCGGCGATAGGGGACTATAGGCCGAAAGAGCGCCACAGCTCAAAGATAAAAAAGGGAAAGGGCGGGCTTATACTCGAGCTGGTGAGGACTCCGGATATCCTCAGGGAGGTTGCCTCCCTTAAGAGGGAGGGACAGGTTGTTGTGGGCTTTGCCGCCGAAACGGATAACGTTATAGAGAACGCAAGGGAGAAGCTCTTCAGGAAAAGGCTGGACGCAGTGGTTGCAAACAGCGTAAGGAGCGGAGTGTTCGGCTCGGATTCAACCAGGGCCTTTTTCATAACCGCAAAGGAGTGCAGGGAGCTTCAGGGGAGCAAAGAGGAGGTGGCCCTCAAGATAGTGGAGTTAACGGCTAAGCTCCTCTCCTGA
- the rlmB gene encoding 23S rRNA (guanosine(2251)-2'-O)-methyltransferase RlmB — translation MVIYGRNAVEEAVRSGRNIEKVYLLHGKFFEPEFLSLLQERGVRFQWAKRPQLDRLAGTGKHQGVVAIISPIEYATLQELVEETVNRNSFFFALNGITEPQNLGAIARSVELFGGVGLLLPQRGSAPINEVAVKASAGALLHLKVVRVDFLEEGLLAFKESGGNVYALETGGRDIRDSQLKRPLAFILGSEGKGIDAELVELADLTVTIPTVGKLPSLNVSVAAGIAAWEIFRRGA, via the coding sequence ATGGTGATTTACGGTAGAAATGCAGTTGAAGAGGCCGTAAGGTCGGGCCGCAACATAGAGAAGGTCTACCTCCTCCACGGGAAGTTCTTCGAGCCGGAGTTCTTGAGCCTCCTTCAGGAAAGGGGGGTGCGGTTCCAGTGGGCCAAGCGTCCCCAGCTCGACAGGCTGGCGGGAACCGGCAAACACCAGGGAGTTGTGGCCATTATCTCCCCTATAGAGTACGCCACCTTACAGGAGCTTGTTGAGGAAACGGTTAACAGGAACTCCTTCTTTTTTGCCTTAAACGGCATAACCGAGCCCCAGAACCTCGGGGCCATTGCAAGGAGCGTTGAGCTGTTCGGAGGTGTAGGGCTGCTACTTCCCCAGAGGGGGAGCGCCCCGATTAACGAAGTCGCCGTAAAGGCCTCTGCCGGAGCTCTGCTCCACCTAAAGGTTGTAAGGGTTGACTTTCTGGAGGAGGGGCTTTTGGCCTTTAAAGAGAGCGGCGGTAACGTTTACGCCCTTGAAACCGGAGGCAGGGATATCCGGGACTCTCAGCTGAAGAGGCCGCTGGCCTTCATCTTGGGCTCTGAGGGGAAGGGGATAGACGCTGAGCTTGTAGAGCTTGCAGACCTTACGGTGACCATTCCCACAGTTGGGAAGCTCCCTTCCCTTAACGTTTCCGTTGCTGCCGGAATAGCCGCCTGGGAGATTTTCAGGAGAGGAGCTTAG
- a CDS encoding GNAT family N-acetyltransferase has product MASRRSSKTLLPVRIERWNFMKNFDSFYPMLRRFLADIYGSAERGLSIYQSRYRAVDYYRNYRVRPNSYLLVATVGGEPVGWLYARRKKDHTYIYDIFVKPEFRKRGVGRALVDEVEKLAGGPLVAETHEGAVEAFKSWGFTVEGGYEEDGIKWFVVKRAS; this is encoded by the coding sequence ATGGCAAGCCGAAGAAGCTCCAAAACTCTGCTCCCCGTTAGGATTGAGCGATGGAATTTTATGAAAAACTTCGACTCCTTTTACCCGATGCTCAGGCGCTTTCTGGCCGACATCTACGGCTCGGCAGAGAGGGGACTCTCTATATACCAGAGTCGCTACAGGGCCGTTGACTACTACAGGAACTACCGTGTACGCCCCAACTCCTACCTGCTTGTGGCAACCGTCGGAGGAGAGCCTGTAGGCTGGCTCTACGCAAGGCGGAAGAAGGACCACACCTACATCTACGACATCTTCGTTAAACCCGAGTTCAGGAAAAGGGGGGTGGGCAGGGCTTTAGTGGATGAGGTGGAAAAGCTGGCCGGAGGCCCCCTCGTTGCCGAAACTCACGAGGGAGCGGTTGAGGCTTTTAAGTCCTGGGGTTTTACGGTTGAGGGAGGTTACGAGGAAGACGGTATAAAATGGTTTGTTGTTAAAAGAGCTTCTTAA
- a CDS encoding MATE family efflux transporter, giving the protein MELLRLAIPILLSNWLYSVQSLVTLAVVSAYGEDIIAGVGFASTLVWLLYSLHEGVYAATATVAARRVGEGRGVGEVLAASLLISAAVAAPFSLFGEEAAKLFLESFSVKGKALEAALSYLRPVLLAAPLLLWVNTLNAAFTGVGKSRAVFWSTGAVFISGTLLLLLLVPRLGAEGAGLAVVASELTGGAVYLLKLRELPLKPGRGLSKGEVRLGLKVGLPAAAESLLSSVSFNLFSGVVAACGTAPLAGYQLALRVEGFATALGYALLEAAVPFVGAAGGKMAERAREAVKVGLISGAAAGAVLLLTALIRPVGGEAGRWFSLYLLTAAAAQPAVCGSFAATGTLRATGLGPEEAAVNVGSYWLFRLLPAWLAVKAVKTPLIPWGFAAAESWLRFALLRLVLKVRLRWEAL; this is encoded by the coding sequence TTGGAGCTTCTTCGGCTTGCCATTCCCATTCTCCTCTCCAACTGGCTCTACTCGGTTCAGAGCCTTGTGACCCTTGCTGTGGTTTCTGCCTACGGTGAGGATATTATTGCCGGCGTGGGCTTTGCGTCAACGCTGGTTTGGCTCCTCTACAGCCTCCACGAAGGGGTTTACGCGGCAACCGCCACGGTGGCGGCAAGAAGGGTAGGGGAAGGTAGGGGAGTAGGGGAGGTTCTCGCGGCAAGCCTGCTCATATCTGCGGCAGTTGCCGCCCCCTTTTCGCTGTTTGGGGAAGAGGCGGCCAAGCTCTTCCTCGAGAGCTTCTCGGTTAAGGGGAAAGCCCTCGAAGCGGCCCTAAGCTACTTAAGGCCGGTTCTACTTGCGGCACCCCTGTTACTGTGGGTCAACACCCTTAACGCCGCTTTCACCGGAGTAGGCAAGAGCAGAGCGGTCTTCTGGTCTACAGGGGCGGTTTTTATATCGGGAACTCTACTTTTACTGCTCCTCGTGCCCCGGCTGGGAGCAGAAGGGGCGGGACTTGCGGTTGTGGCCTCGGAGCTTACAGGTGGAGCCGTATACCTGCTGAAGCTGAGAGAGCTTCCACTGAAGCCCGGCAGGGGCCTCTCAAAAGGGGAGGTAAGGCTCGGGCTAAAGGTGGGGTTGCCGGCGGCGGCAGAGTCCCTTTTGTCGTCTGTCTCCTTTAACCTGTTCTCGGGAGTGGTTGCAGCCTGCGGAACGGCACCCCTTGCAGGCTACCAGCTCGCCCTCAGAGTTGAAGGCTTTGCCACGGCGCTGGGCTACGCCCTCCTCGAGGCGGCGGTGCCGTTTGTAGGAGCAGCCGGCGGCAAGATGGCGGAAAGGGCAAGGGAGGCGGTAAAGGTGGGCCTCATCAGCGGAGCGGCGGCAGGGGCAGTACTCCTTTTAACGGCACTCATCCGGCCGGTAGGCGGGGAAGCGGGCAGGTGGTTCTCCCTCTACCTGCTTACGGCGGCAGCGGCCCAGCCGGCCGTTTGCGGCTCATTTGCGGCAACCGGAACCTTAAGGGCTACGGGTTTGGGACCCGAGGAGGCTGCTGTTAACGTGGGGAGCTACTGGCTCTTCAGGCTTTTGCCTGCGTGGCTGGCGGTAAAGGCGGTTAAAACGCCCCTTATTCCCTGGGGTTTCGCTGCGGCAGAGAGCTGGCTGAGGTTCGCCCTGCTGAGGCTGGTTCTAAAGGTGCGGCTCAGATGGGAAGCTCTATAA
- a CDS encoding sensor histidine kinase encodes MFRQLALLLGFLLLIFAVAYFGVSFISSSMGEFYLNNPLFHVLFALTLIVITVLIVLFVRNLALFFFPYFKTKLRMKIFTAFLLLILGPALFSIFLASGVINQGLDRLLRIQVKRIVETSGETTEQFLSFIERDLERKARELSVKKRVYPYTLKVYGVNGFLRLTGKKVERVGDFPLKKSEIKQLEKLKNYAFLDYRSGQLVACVKRKWNITCVSKELPPDLVKRVRQIRELQTDYKSLVAYKTPIKAIYTVTFAVMGLAVLFGALWFARYFEKRISIPVEALYNATQRISRGDLSVRIPEDEATDELRHVIQAFNSMVEQLQLLRKSLEDNKRYLEEVLNSISPAIVTFDYGGKVISCNKQAKELLGLSDSLKGSTIWELLSPYPNLRAAVERLVAEDRSRCDVREEIGGREKFLTVELLSSPGIEDRILIIEDMTDLVRAQKAEAWREVAQRIAHEIKNPLTPIVLNAERIKRLLERQSPGYKEKVLKAVDSIVAEVEVIKRLINEFRKFTRLPLPEKRLTDLNELIRSTLEPYEGKVKLSFEFEEIPKIPLDRNLTREVLVNLVSNSVEAGAKEVRVSTTRKDDKVFIVFKDDGPGIPDEIMEKLFAPYVSGKDDGWGLGLSIVKKIVEDHGGKIYTVDKNTFVIELPI; translated from the coding sequence GTGTTTAGGCAGCTGGCTCTACTTTTAGGCTTCCTCCTTCTCATTTTTGCAGTTGCCTACTTCGGGGTCTCCTTTATCTCCTCCTCTATGGGGGAGTTTTACCTTAACAACCCCCTCTTCCACGTGCTCTTTGCTTTAACGCTAATAGTCATAACGGTTCTCATAGTCCTCTTCGTGAGGAACCTTGCCCTCTTTTTCTTTCCCTACTTTAAAACGAAGCTCCGGATGAAGATATTCACCGCTTTCCTCCTTCTCATCCTCGGCCCGGCCCTCTTTTCCATATTCCTCGCCTCCGGGGTCATAAACCAGGGGCTCGACAGGCTCTTGAGGATTCAGGTAAAGCGGATAGTTGAGACATCGGGCGAAACAACCGAGCAGTTCCTCAGCTTCATAGAGAGAGACCTTGAGAGGAAGGCGCGGGAGCTTTCGGTTAAAAAGCGGGTTTATCCCTATACGCTGAAAGTTTACGGCGTTAACGGCTTCCTTCGGCTTACCGGTAAAAAGGTGGAGAGGGTAGGCGATTTCCCCCTTAAGAAGAGCGAGATTAAACAGCTTGAGAAGCTGAAAAACTACGCCTTCCTCGATTACCGCTCCGGTCAGCTCGTTGCCTGCGTTAAGAGGAAGTGGAACATCACCTGCGTTTCTAAAGAGCTTCCCCCCGACCTCGTTAAACGGGTGAGGCAGATAAGGGAGCTTCAGACCGACTACAAGAGCCTTGTGGCCTACAAAACTCCCATAAAGGCCATATACACGGTAACTTTCGCCGTTATGGGACTTGCCGTTCTCTTTGGGGCCCTGTGGTTTGCCCGCTACTTTGAAAAGAGGATATCCATACCGGTTGAGGCCCTTTATAACGCCACCCAGCGCATCTCCCGGGGAGACCTCTCGGTCAGAATTCCCGAAGACGAGGCCACCGATGAACTTCGCCACGTTATCCAGGCCTTCAACTCAATGGTAGAGCAGCTTCAACTCCTTAGGAAGAGCCTCGAGGACAACAAGCGCTACCTTGAGGAGGTGCTTAACTCCATATCTCCGGCGATAGTTACCTTCGACTACGGCGGCAAGGTAATCTCGTGTAACAAGCAGGCCAAGGAGCTTCTCGGCCTTTCCGACTCCCTAAAGGGCAGTACCATCTGGGAGCTCCTCTCCCCATACCCCAACCTTAGGGCCGCTGTGGAGAGGCTGGTGGCCGAAGACAGAAGCCGCTGCGACGTAAGGGAGGAGATAGGGGGCAGGGAGAAGTTCCTCACCGTTGAGCTTCTCTCGAGCCCCGGCATTGAAGACAGAATCCTCATAATTGAGGATATGACGGACCTTGTGAGGGCCCAGAAAGCCGAGGCCTGGAGGGAGGTGGCCCAGAGGATTGCCCACGAGATTAAAAATCCCTTAACCCCCATAGTTTTGAACGCCGAGCGGATAAAGCGGCTCCTTGAGCGGCAGAGCCCCGGTTACAAGGAGAAGGTACTTAAAGCCGTAGACTCCATAGTTGCGGAGGTTGAAGTTATAAAGCGGCTCATAAACGAATTCAGGAAGTTCACCCGGCTGCCCCTTCCCGAAAAGAGGCTCACCGACCTTAACGAGCTCATAAGGAGCACTTTGGAGCCCTACGAGGGGAAGGTGAAGCTCTCCTTTGAGTTTGAGGAGATACCGAAAATCCCCCTCGACAGGAACCTTACGAGGGAGGTTCTGGTCAACCTCGTATCTAACAGCGTAGAGGCCGGGGCGAAGGAGGTCAGGGTATCGACCACCCGGAAAGACGATAAGGTCTTTATCGTTTTTAAAGACGACGGCCCCGGAATTCCCGACGAGATAATGGAGAAGCTCTTTGCCCCTTACGTTTCCGGCAAAGACGACGGCTGGGGGCTGGGCCTTTCAATAGTTAAGAAGATTGTTGAAGACCATGGCGGCAAAATTTACACCGTTGACAAGAACACCTTCGTTATAGAGCTTCCCATCTGA
- a CDS encoding NAD(P)H-hydrate dehydratase, whose amino-acid sequence MRLLTAKEMAQIDAETINTLGVPGVVLMENAARGVTEVIYREVKGTSAVVVCGKGNNGGDSLAVARNLYNLGYDVEVILTAPVEELKGDARVNGEILSRLPVPIHVVREESQLLEVYSLLKEADFVVDALFGTGLSKPLSGFYAELVDVVNRAAKQVVSVDIPSGISADTGQIIGPHVKADYTVTFAFPKIAHVMPPACDYVGKLFIVDISIPEDIPFFLGPERYLLTLDEVAFTYPLREVMDHKYTFGHLLVVGGSKGKTGAPSMAADAALRAGVGLSTVMVPESLNGVFEVKLTEVMSLPVDDGGRGIFAVESLDEALKLVRNGKFSAVVVGPGLGSDPSTFEFAREFIKECNLPMVIDADGLNALAEDTSPLKLKETPVVITPHVGEFVRLSGVPKEEVLKEPWRHALEFARSHRVVVVLKSGRTVVATPEGQVFVNVIGNPGMATAGTGDVLAGVIGALLAMGIDAEDAAKFGVFLHSLAGDIAAERLTQEGMKATDLITFLPEAIKRIKELEVEPLRGELPFVTSLREAVGV is encoded by the coding sequence ATGAGGCTCTTAACGGCCAAGGAGATGGCACAGATAGACGCCGAAACGATAAACACCTTGGGAGTGCCGGGCGTTGTCCTTATGGAGAACGCCGCCCGGGGCGTTACAGAGGTTATATACCGTGAGGTTAAGGGAACCTCTGCCGTTGTTGTGTGCGGCAAGGGAAACAACGGGGGCGACAGCCTTGCCGTTGCGAGGAACCTCTACAACTTGGGTTACGACGTTGAAGTTATCCTCACCGCTCCCGTAGAGGAGCTGAAGGGAGATGCCCGGGTAAACGGCGAAATCCTCTCGAGGTTGCCGGTTCCTATCCACGTTGTGAGGGAGGAGTCTCAGCTCCTCGAGGTCTACTCCCTGCTGAAGGAGGCCGACTTCGTTGTTGACGCCCTTTTCGGCACCGGCCTTTCAAAGCCCCTTTCGGGCTTTTACGCCGAGCTCGTTGACGTTGTGAACAGAGCGGCAAAGCAGGTTGTCTCTGTGGATATCCCCTCGGGTATCAGTGCCGATACCGGCCAGATTATAGGTCCCCACGTTAAGGCCGACTACACCGTTACCTTTGCCTTCCCGAAAATCGCCCACGTTATGCCTCCGGCCTGCGACTACGTGGGGAAGCTCTTTATAGTGGACATCTCCATTCCGGAGGATATCCCCTTCTTTTTGGGCCCCGAGCGCTACCTGCTCACCCTTGACGAGGTGGCCTTTACCTACCCGTTGCGGGAGGTGATGGACCACAAGTACACCTTCGGCCACCTTCTCGTTGTGGGTGGCTCAAAGGGTAAAACCGGCGCTCCTTCCATGGCGGCCGATGCGGCCCTGAGGGCCGGAGTGGGGCTTTCAACCGTTATGGTTCCCGAGAGCTTAAACGGCGTGTTTGAGGTGAAGCTGACCGAGGTGATGTCCCTGCCCGTTGACGACGGCGGCAGGGGGATTTTCGCCGTTGAGAGTCTTGATGAGGCGTTGAAGCTCGTTAGGAACGGCAAGTTCTCGGCGGTGGTTGTGGGGCCCGGCTTGGGCAGCGACCCTTCAACCTTTGAGTTTGCAAGGGAGTTCATAAAGGAGTGTAACCTGCCGATGGTTATAGATGCAGACGGCCTGAACGCCCTTGCGGAAGATACATCCCCGCTGAAGCTCAAGGAGACGCCCGTTGTTATTACGCCCCACGTAGGTGAGTTTGTGAGGCTTTCGGGGGTTCCTAAAGAAGAGGTCTTAAAGGAGCCTTGGCGTCACGCCCTTGAGTTTGCCCGCTCTCACAGGGTGGTTGTGGTTCTTAAAAGCGGCAGAACGGTTGTTGCAACTCCCGAGGGTCAGGTTTTTGTAAACGTTATAGGCAACCCGGGTATGGCCACCGCCGGAACCGGCGACGTTCTTGCAGGCGTTATTGGTGCCCTCTTGGCCATGGGGATAGATGCCGAAGATGCCGCCAAGTTCGGCGTTTTCCTCCACTCGCTGGCCGGCGACATAGCGGCCGAGCGCCTGACCCAGGAGGGTATGAAGGCTACCGACCTTATAACTTTCCTCCCCGAGGCCATAAAGAGGATAAAAGAGCTCGAAGTTGAGCCTTTAAGGGGAGAGCTTCCCTTTGTAACTTCCTTGAGAGAAGCGGTAGGTGTTTAG
- the def gene encoding peptide deformylase → MFDIRIYPDEALKSKAQKVEEFNQELVDLVNGMFETMYKRGGVGLAANQVGVLKRVLILDLKAGTEEQGKNPIVLVNPEIVASEGEVVKEEGCLSLPGLYRKVKRAQWVKVKAQNLDGEEIEIEGEGLLARALQHEIDHLNGVVFIDRLSPLQKRLALEKFKKLKRNYLRKLAAEGK, encoded by the coding sequence GTGTTTGATATCAGGATATACCCGGACGAAGCCTTAAAGAGCAAGGCCCAGAAGGTAGAGGAGTTCAACCAGGAGCTTGTTGACCTTGTAAACGGCATGTTTGAAACTATGTACAAGCGCGGAGGCGTAGGGCTTGCCGCCAACCAGGTGGGCGTTCTTAAAAGGGTGTTGATTCTGGACCTTAAGGCAGGAACCGAGGAGCAGGGTAAGAACCCGATAGTCCTCGTGAACCCCGAGATAGTGGCCTCTGAGGGGGAGGTTGTTAAAGAGGAAGGGTGTCTCTCCCTGCCGGGGCTTTACAGGAAGGTAAAGAGGGCCCAGTGGGTAAAGGTGAAGGCCCAGAACCTCGACGGCGAGGAGATTGAGATTGAAGGGGAGGGACTCCTTGCCCGGGCCCTTCAGCACGAGATAGACCACCTTAACGGTGTAGTTTTCATAGACAGGCTCTCTCCCCTTCAGAAGCGCCTTGCCCTTGAGAAGTTTAAGAAACTGAAGAGGAACTACCTCAGGAAGCTGGCAGCGGAGGGGAAATGA
- a CDS encoding sugar phosphate isomerase/epimerase family protein produces MKLVGHVSGGELLRGLDAVKEVISLGIGVELQLTAEVLETLTLKEFGAIKREVGNLPVTVHAPFMDLNPGASDPYVLEATRRRFAEALAAATVLEAQVVVFHTGYHPKKVDPIFDSWFKRAVETFSEIAAAYPGRIALENVFDPTPSVLAKLLLELPENVGVCLDTGHVNLFSTVPLKEWLSFGGRLFEFHVHDNDGLSDLHAPLGEGTFPFKEFIGEVKSFRHDYIFNLENKSPRAVARALENLRRLEGV; encoded by the coding sequence TTGAAGCTCGTAGGTCACGTTTCCGGCGGTGAGCTCTTAAGAGGCCTCGATGCCGTTAAAGAGGTAATTTCGCTGGGGATAGGGGTTGAGCTTCAGCTCACAGCCGAGGTTCTGGAGACGTTAACCCTTAAGGAGTTCGGGGCCATTAAAAGAGAGGTGGGAAACCTTCCCGTTACGGTTCACGCCCCCTTTATGGACCTTAACCCGGGAGCTTCCGACCCTTACGTTCTTGAGGCCACCCGGCGGCGCTTCGCAGAGGCCCTTGCCGCCGCAACGGTTCTTGAGGCTCAGGTTGTCGTGTTCCACACCGGCTACCACCCCAAAAAGGTAGACCCGATATTCGACTCCTGGTTTAAGCGGGCGGTTGAGACTTTTTCGGAAATTGCCGCCGCCTACCCCGGGCGTATTGCCCTCGAGAACGTCTTCGACCCCACCCCTTCGGTTCTCGCCAAGCTTCTTTTAGAGCTTCCCGAAAACGTCGGCGTCTGCCTCGATACGGGCCACGTTAACCTCTTCTCAACGGTTCCCCTAAAGGAGTGGCTCTCCTTCGGCGGGCGGCTCTTTGAGTTTCACGTTCACGATAACGACGGCCTCTCCGACCTTCACGCCCCTTTAGGAGAGGGCACTTTTCCTTTTAAGGAGTTTATCGGGGAGGTTAAATCCTTCAGACACGACTATATATTTAACCTGGAAAACAAGAGCCCCCGGGCTGTTGCCAGGGCGCTTGAGAACTTGCGGAGGTTGGAAGGTGTTTGA
- the hisI gene encoding phosphoribosyl-AMP cyclohydrolase, protein MKVNPDLLSKVDFEKGGGLVPVVVQDASTKEVLMVAYANREALEETIKTGFAHYYSRSRGKLWKKGETSGNTQRVKEVRLDCDGDTLLYIVEQKGVACHTGAYSCFFRTVAEEE, encoded by the coding sequence GTGAAGGTTAACCCTGACCTGCTGAGCAAGGTCGACTTTGAAAAGGGTGGAGGACTTGTACCCGTTGTGGTTCAGGATGCCTCAACGAAAGAGGTTCTGATGGTTGCCTACGCCAACAGGGAAGCCCTCGAGGAGACAATTAAAACCGGGTTTGCCCACTATTACTCCCGCTCGAGGGGGAAGCTCTGGAAAAAGGGGGAGACCTCGGGCAACACCCAACGAGTTAAAGAGGTCAGGCTCGACTGCGACGGGGATACTCTGCTCTACATTGTTGAGCAGAAAGGGGTTGCCTGCCACACGGGAGCCTACAGCTGTTTCTTTCGGACGGTAGCAGAGGAGGAGTAA
- the hisE gene encoding phosphoribosyl-ATP diphosphatase translates to MEEVLSKLYQVVKQRKEEMPENSYTAELFRRGEDRILQKVGEEAVETILALKSEDKQKGIYETADLLYHLIVALVNRGITLDEVAQELKRRMR, encoded by the coding sequence ATGGAAGAGGTTCTCAGTAAGCTCTACCAAGTTGTCAAGCAGCGTAAAGAGGAGATGCCCGAGAACTCCTACACGGCGGAGCTCTTCCGCCGCGGGGAGGACAGAATCCTGCAGAAAGTCGGCGAGGAAGCCGTTGAGACGATACTGGCCCTTAAATCTGAGGACAAGCAGAAGGGAATCTACGAAACCGCAGACCTTCTCTACCACCTGATAGTTGCCCTCGTAAACAGGGGCATTACCCTCGACGAGGTTGCCCAGGAGCTGAAAAGGCGTATGAGGTAG
- a CDS encoding PocR ligand-binding domain-containing protein: protein MELTVRPLADFFKPEEVGRHLQKFFAHIGGSSMVWDEKGELKFVDFVSPYCEVIYSKVPHRCEADRKERFEKALKIGRPFLHRCFAQKLNYVIPLVIEEKFFIGVGGG from the coding sequence ATGGAGTTAACGGTAAGGCCTCTGGCCGACTTTTTCAAACCCGAGGAGGTGGGCAGACACCTCCAGAAGTTCTTCGCCCACATCGGCGGCTCGTCGATGGTGTGGGACGAGAAGGGAGAGCTGAAGTTCGTAGATTTCGTTTCGCCCTACTGCGAGGTAATCTACAGTAAAGTCCCCCACCGGTGTGAGGCCGACAGGAAGGAGCGGTTTGAGAAGGCCCTGAAAATCGGTAGACCCTTCCTGCACAGGTGCTTCGCCCAGAAGTTGAACTACGTAATTCCCCTCGTTATAGAGGAGAAGTTCTTTATAGGTGTAGGGGGCGGCTGA
- a CDS encoding GGDEF domain-containing protein: protein MYRLSRREILKIRELALEIGEDPDKLLLLAQEDYDYGCRRDDGGVLKLSRRKEILLHQSRLFLRSLNRLWRAKKENVPKEKLKLLLRVEEIVAGNLIKRFPVEKGQDVLVYEALNDLVDAVSFLLKVVAPAKLRYYAYRDQLTEVYNRHYLKEQVDFFRARPENFPVGVIFIDMDDLKKINDTYGHNLGDCYLRKLVEVLRVSLRGGDLIFRVGGDEFVLLVPGANERITRRIVERIRQNIKMINEMEHLRPPLSVSIGYQVWESPSQDFWEVLARADEAMYREKRAKD, encoded by the coding sequence TTGTACAGACTCTCCCGGCGGGAGATTTTGAAAATCAGGGAGCTGGCCCTGGAGATAGGAGAAGACCCCGACAAGCTCCTCCTGCTGGCCCAGGAGGATTACGACTACGGCTGTAGGCGCGACGACGGCGGCGTTCTGAAGCTCTCGAGGAGGAAGGAGATTCTCCTCCACCAGAGCAGGCTCTTTTTAAGGAGCCTCAATAGGCTCTGGAGGGCGAAAAAGGAGAACGTTCCGAAGGAGAAGCTGAAGCTCCTGCTGAGGGTAGAGGAGATAGTTGCCGGGAACCTAATCAAACGGTTCCCCGTGGAAAAGGGGCAAGATGTGCTGGTCTACGAAGCTCTAAACGACCTTGTAGACGCCGTCTCCTTCCTGCTGAAAGTTGTTGCGCCGGCAAAGCTCAGGTACTACGCCTACAGAGACCAGCTTACAGAGGTTTACAACAGACACTACCTAAAGGAGCAGGTGGACTTTTTCAGGGCAAGGCCCGAGAACTTCCCGGTCGGCGTTATCTTCATAGATATGGACGACCTAAAGAAAATCAACGACACCTACGGCCACAACTTGGGAGACTGCTACCTGAGGAAGCTCGTTGAGGTTCTGAGGGTTTCGCTAAGGGGAGGGGACCTCATATTCCGCGTAGGCGGAGACGAGTTCGTACTCTTAGTGCCCGGGGCAAACGAGCGGATAACAAGGAGAATAGTGGAGCGGATAAGACAGAACATAAAGATGATAAACGAGATGGAGCACCTGAGACCTCCCCTTTCGGTCTCTATAGGGTATCAGGTGTGGGAGTCTCCCAGCCAGGACTTCTGGGAGGTCCTGGCCAGGGCCGACGAGGCGATGTACAGGGAGAAAAGGGCGAAGGATTAG